TGCAGGTGGAACAGCAGCTCCCGTTGGCGAACGACACGAAGATCGTAAAGGCGAAACCAGTCCGCAAGGTTTTTAAGGGCGCATCACGCGTTATCAACAAAATACCCGCCACCCTGCTAAACGATGTTGAACTTAACGAGGCCATCGCGGCTCTACCCACGAACTACAATTTCGAGGTGCACAAAACCATTTGGCGCGTGCGGGAAACGAAGGCCAAACGAGTGGCACTGCAGATGCCAGAAGGTCTGCTAATGTTCTCGCTCGTGCTCAGCGACATCATCGAGCGCTTTACAGAGGCGGACACCGTCATCATGGGAGACGTAACGTATGGTGCGTGCTGTGTGGACGATTTCACAGCCAAAGCCCTCGGGGCGGATCTGCTCGTACACTACGGCCACAGCTGTCTCATCCCCATCGATCAGACCACGGGCATCAAGGTGCTGTATGTGTTCGTAGACATCAAGATCGATACACTGCACTTTGTTGAGAGCGTCAAGCTGAACTTTCCCCGCGACCGTAAGCTTGCCTTCGTCAGTACAATCCAGTTCGTAGCCACACTGCACGCATCTGCAAAGGAGCTACGAGAGGACGGATATGACGTCCTAATTCCCCAATCGAAACCACTGAGTCCGGGTGAAATTTTGGGCTGTACGGCACCCCGTCTGGCCAATGGGAGCGATCCGGATGGAACATCCCGTACCCTTATTTACCTTGGCGATGGACGATTCCATCTGGAGGCGGCCATGATTGCAAACCCGGCACTCGAAGCATACAAATACGATCCGTACGAGAAAAAGTTCACCCGCGAGCTGTACGACCACGAAACGATGCGTCGCAACCGAAAGCAAGCGATCGATGACGCTCGCGATGCACGGCGTTTCGGGCTCATATTGGGGACACTCGGACGGCAAGGTTCAACGAAAGTGTTGGAGCATCTGGAGGGAC
The DNA window shown above is from Anopheles funestus chromosome 3RL, idAnoFuneDA-416_04, whole genome shotgun sequence and carries:
- the LOC125771762 gene encoding 2-(3-amino-3-carboxypropyl)histidine synthase subunit 1 translates to MAAVQVEQQLPLANDTKIVKAKPVRKVFKGASRVINKIPATLLNDVELNEAIAALPTNYNFEVHKTIWRVRETKAKRVALQMPEGLLMFSLVLSDIIERFTEADTVIMGDVTYGACCVDDFTAKALGADLLVHYGHSCLIPIDQTTGIKVLYVFVDIKIDTLHFVESVKLNFPRDRKLAFVSTIQFVATLHASAKELREDGYDVLIPQSKPLSPGEILGCTAPRLANGSDPDGTSRTLIYLGDGRFHLEAAMIANPALEAYKYDPYEKKFTRELYDHETMRRNRKQAIDDARDARRFGLILGTLGRQGSTKVLEHLEGRLKHHGREAVIILLSEIFPTKLARMEHIDAFVQVACPRLSIDWGTAFPKPLLTPYELSVVLGDAEWNIPECTAATEQKPKPVPNLEVAYPMDFYANASLGQWTPNFKKLDICENSNGGCCGRCKEEKDKADGKETSSHIAAQEE